A region from the Bacteroidota bacterium genome encodes:
- the lpxA gene encoding acyl-ACP--UDP-N-acetylglucosamine O-acyltransferase, which translates to MHQPLSYVHPGAKVAQNVVVEPFVSIHNNVEIDEGTWIGPHVTIMEGARIGKNCRIFPGSVISAIPQDLKFSGEDSLTVIGNNVTIREYCTINRGTVDRRQTEIHDNALLMAYVHVAHDCVVERNAILANVVNLAGHVTIGEYAIVGGLSAVHQFVSIGAHTMISGGSLIRKDIPPFTKAAREPLSYVGINSIGLRRRGFSAKKINEIQDIYRILYIRGYNTTQAMEIIETEFKVTQERDDILSFIRKSDRGVMRGYIKR; encoded by the coding sequence ATGCATCAACCCTTATCCTATGTTCACCCAGGTGCAAAAGTTGCACAAAATGTAGTAGTCGAGCCATTTGTCAGTATTCATAACAATGTTGAAATTGATGAAGGAACCTGGATTGGTCCGCATGTGACCATCATGGAAGGAGCCCGTATTGGTAAAAACTGCCGCATCTTTCCAGGTAGTGTTATTTCAGCCATTCCTCAGGATTTAAAATTCAGTGGTGAGGATTCATTAACCGTAATTGGAAATAATGTAACCATCAGGGAGTATTGCACAATTAATCGGGGAACTGTAGACAGAAGGCAGACAGAGATTCATGACAATGCGCTCCTTATGGCTTATGTACATGTGGCTCACGATTGTGTAGTTGAAAGAAATGCGATTCTGGCTAATGTAGTAAATTTAGCGGGTCATGTCACTATTGGTGAGTACGCAATCGTAGGTGGACTCAGTGCCGTTCATCAATTTGTCAGTATTGGTGCACATACCATGATATCAGGTGGTTCTTTAATCAGAAAAGATATTCCGCCCTTTACCAAAGCTGCACGTGAACCACTTTCGTATGTAGGTATTAACTCCATAGGATTAAGACGAAGAGGTTTTTCTGCGAAGAAAATAAATGAGATACAAGACATTTATAGGATATTATATATTCGTGGTTATAACACTACTCAAGCCATGGAAATCATTGAAACAGAATTTAAAGTAACGCAGGAAAGGGATGATATTTTAAGCTTTATCAGAAAGTCTGACCGTGGAGTAATGAGAGGCTATATAAAGAGGTAG
- a CDS encoding bifunctional UDP-3-O-[3-hydroxymyristoyl] N-acetylglucosamine deacetylase/3-hydroxyacyl-ACP dehydratase → MELKQRTITRAVSISGVGLHTGQRVNLTFNPAPENHGYKFQRVDLEDKPIIEADVDLVVSTDRGTKLAKNGVEVGTVEHCLASLAGLSIDNVLIELDGPEVPIMDGSALHFVKALHDAGIKEQLADREYFEISSNVYYSNKDSDTEMIAMPLDSFRATVMIDYNSPILGSQHASITQMQEFESEIANCRTFCLLHEIESMFNNNLIKGGDVDNAIVVVDRFVPDEELEKLAKMFNKQKNELRVEEGGILNNLELHHHNEPARHKLLDLIGDLALVGMPIKAQIMAARCGHTTNIEFAKKIKKAIALSKKQNKNNAPQYDPNAKPVFNTVEIEKILPHRHPFLFVDKIIDLTDKHVTGIKNVTYDESFFRGHFPGDPVMPGVLMIEALAQCGGVLILSNVPDPENYSTYFMKIDNAKFKDKVLPGDTLVMKCELTQAVRRGICVMKGQAFVGNKLVVEADLMASIVKNT, encoded by the coding sequence ATGGAACTTAAACAAAGAACAATAACCAGAGCAGTAAGTATATCAGGTGTTGGCTTACATACAGGTCAACGAGTAAATTTAACGTTTAATCCAGCTCCTGAAAATCATGGATATAAATTTCAACGTGTAGATTTGGAAGATAAGCCTATTATTGAGGCTGATGTAGATTTGGTGGTAAGCACTGATAGAGGAACAAAATTAGCCAAAAATGGGGTAGAAGTTGGCACAGTTGAACATTGTTTAGCTTCATTGGCTGGCTTAAGCATCGACAATGTTTTAATTGAATTGGATGGACCTGAAGTGCCCATTATGGATGGTTCTGCCTTGCATTTTGTGAAAGCTTTACATGATGCAGGTATCAAAGAGCAGTTAGCCGATAGGGAATATTTTGAAATAAGCTCAAATGTTTATTATTCAAATAAGGATAGTGATACTGAAATGATTGCCATGCCATTGGATAGCTTTCGTGCCACTGTTATGATCGATTATAACTCTCCAATCTTAGGTAGTCAGCATGCTTCTATTACTCAAATGCAAGAATTTGAATCAGAAATTGCCAATTGTAGAACATTCTGTCTTTTGCACGAAATTGAGAGTATGTTTAATAATAATTTAATCAAAGGAGGAGATGTCGATAATGCGATTGTAGTGGTTGACAGATTTGTTCCTGATGAAGAACTGGAAAAATTGGCCAAAATGTTCAACAAGCAAAAAAACGAACTGCGTGTTGAAGAAGGTGGAATTTTAAATAATTTGGAATTACACCATCACAACGAACCGGCTCGACACAAATTGCTTGATTTAATAGGTGATTTGGCTTTGGTTGGCATGCCCATAAAAGCACAGATTATGGCAGCACGTTGTGGTCACACCACAAATATTGAATTTGCCAAAAAAATTAAGAAAGCAATTGCATTGAGCAAAAAGCAAAACAAGAATAATGCTCCCCAATATGATCCTAATGCAAAGCCTGTTTTCAATACTGTGGAGATTGAAAAAATACTCCCACACCGTCATCCATTTTTATTCGTTGACAAAATTATTGACCTGACTGATAAGCATGTAACAGGTATTAAAAATGTAACCTACGATGAATCGTTTTTCAGGGGGCATTTTCCTGGAGATCCTGTTATGCCGGGCGTTCTGATGATAGAGGCTTTAGCACAATGTGGAGGTGTATTGATATTATCAAATGTGCCTGATCCTGAAAATTATTCTACCTATTTTATGAAAATTGACAATGCCAAGTTTAAAGATAAAGTTCTTCCTGGTGATACCTTGGTAATGAAATGCGAGTTAACCCAAGCTGTTCGTAGAGGAATTTGCGTTATGAAAGGACAAGCTTTTGTTGGAAACAAATTAGTTGTAGAAGCCGATTTGATGGCATCAATAGTTAAAAATACTTAA
- the lpxD gene encoding UDP-3-O-(3-hydroxymyristoyl)glucosamine N-acyltransferase — translation MKISLAEIAELTGGEIDKSVDQSIEINHISTLEDAKSGGLSFLHLAKYQPSFSSTEATAVLVNKDFVPEQNVDTILIRVKDVYKCLIELLEKYNHNVHKKGIEEPVFIGKNVELKEDIYLGAFSYISSNAIIGKNAKIYPNCFIGDGVVIGDNTVLYAGVKIYHHCKIGKDCLIHSGAVIGSDGFGHFPQADGSYKKVPQVGKVIIHDHVEIGANTTIDRATMEATIIHSGVKLDNQIQVAHNVEIGENTVIASQTGISGSTKLGKHVLVGGQVGFAGHIEIADGNQFGAKSGVGASIEEKNGKWFGVPLMPVKDTLRLFAILKKLPALYQKIVKQEKEIEELQKIVKK, via the coding sequence ATGAAAATATCACTGGCAGAAATTGCTGAACTAACAGGTGGCGAAATCGACAAAAGTGTTGATCAATCCATTGAAATTAATCATATATCCACTTTGGAAGATGCAAAATCGGGTGGTTTATCATTCCTGCACTTGGCAAAATATCAGCCTTCCTTTTCCAGCACTGAAGCTACAGCTGTATTGGTAAATAAGGATTTTGTTCCGGAGCAAAATGTCGATACAATACTTATTCGGGTAAAGGATGTTTATAAATGCCTCATTGAATTACTCGAAAAGTACAATCACAATGTGCACAAAAAGGGAATCGAAGAACCTGTATTTATTGGTAAAAATGTTGAACTGAAAGAAGACATTTATCTGGGTGCATTTTCCTATATCAGTTCCAATGCTATAATTGGAAAAAATGCGAAAATTTATCCCAATTGTTTTATTGGAGATGGTGTTGTCATTGGCGATAATACTGTGTTATATGCAGGCGTGAAGATTTATCATCATTGTAAAATAGGAAAGGACTGCCTGATTCATTCGGGAGCTGTAATTGGAAGCGATGGTTTTGGCCATTTTCCACAGGCTGATGGAAGTTATAAAAAAGTGCCTCAGGTTGGTAAGGTTATTATTCATGACCATGTTGAAATTGGTGCCAATACAACCATTGACAGAGCAACCATGGAAGCTACTATCATTCATAGTGGCGTAAAGCTCGATAACCAAATACAGGTAGCTCATAATGTGGAAATAGGAGAAAATACAGTGATTGCCTCACAAACAGGAATATCCGGTTCTACCAAATTAGGAAAACATGTATTGGTTGGTGGTCAGGTCGGATTTGCCGGACACATTGAAATAGCTGATGGCAATCAGTTTGGTGCAAAAAGTGGTGTAGGTGCTAGCATCGAAGAAAAAAACGGAAAGTGGTTTGGCGTCCCCCTAATGCCTGTTAAAGATACTTTGCGTTTATTTGCAATTTTAAAGAAACTACCAGCATTGTATCAGAAGATTGTAAAACAAGAAAAAGAAATAGAAGAATTACAAAAGATAGTCAAAAAATAG
- a CDS encoding HD domain-containing protein produces MKIKILNDAVAGFISLSDPLLLDIIDHPNFQRLRRIKQLGLTELVFSGATHTRFQHTLGAFQLLSETLEILKLKGVEISAKEQQAVLIAILLHDIGHGPFSHALEHTLVEDVDHEQLSLLFLKKFNSIFNGKLELAIQIFQNKYPRKFFYQLISSQLDIDRLDYLRRDSFYAGVPEGMIGSERLIRMMNVQNDELVFESKGLYSLENFLLARRSMYWQVYLHKTVVSAEMMLVRVLERARYLAKAGEDLVASASLKFFLYNNMQLDDFENPKVLDKFADLDDTDILQAIKGWIHHSDIVLATLSHNIINRKLLKIELAKTPFSMEQINERKKTVIDQLHITEEEASYFVFSESLQNTMYDTFGEKINVLMGDGSIADISSNSSGFNQSLLIKPMQRFYFCYPKN; encoded by the coding sequence ATGAAGATTAAAATACTTAATGATGCGGTTGCTGGTTTTATCAGCTTATCTGATCCTTTATTATTGGATATAATTGATCATCCTAATTTTCAAAGACTGAGGCGAATCAAGCAATTGGGCTTAACTGAGCTGGTTTTTTCGGGTGCCACCCACACACGATTTCAACATACGTTGGGTGCTTTTCAGTTATTATCAGAAACTTTAGAAATTCTTAAACTTAAAGGGGTTGAAATATCTGCAAAAGAACAACAAGCCGTATTAATTGCTATTTTATTGCATGATATAGGACATGGCCCTTTTTCGCATGCTTTGGAACATACTTTGGTCGAAGATGTCGATCACGAGCAATTATCCTTGCTTTTTTTGAAGAAGTTCAATTCAATTTTTAATGGAAAACTTGAATTGGCCATACAAATATTTCAGAACAAATATCCCCGAAAGTTTTTTTATCAGCTCATATCCAGTCAATTGGATATTGACCGACTTGATTATTTACGTAGAGATAGTTTTTATGCAGGTGTGCCTGAGGGAATGATTGGATCAGAAAGGCTGATCAGAATGATGAATGTGCAAAATGATGAATTGGTTTTTGAATCCAAAGGACTTTATTCGCTCGAAAACTTTTTATTGGCTCGCAGGTCCATGTATTGGCAGGTTTACCTTCACAAAACTGTAGTATCAGCCGAGATGATGCTGGTTAGGGTGCTGGAAAGAGCTCGTTATTTAGCTAAAGCAGGTGAGGATTTGGTGGCCAGTGCAAGTTTGAAATTTTTCCTCTATAATAACATGCAGTTGGATGACTTCGAAAATCCTAAAGTTTTAGATAAATTTGCTGATCTGGATGATACAGATATTTTACAAGCAATTAAAGGCTGGATACATCATTCCGATATTGTTTTAGCAACACTTAGCCATAATATTATTAATCGTAAACTTTTGAAAATTGAGTTGGCAAAAACGCCATTCAGTATGGAGCAGATAAACGAGCGAAAAAAAACTGTTATCGACCAATTGCATATTACTGAAGAAGAAGCCAGCTATTTTGTATTTTCAGAAAGCTTGCAAAATACAATGTATGATACTTTTGGTGAAAAAATCAATGTATTAATGGGAGATGGAAGTATTGCTGATATCAGTTCAAATTCAAGTGGTTTTAATCAATCTTTATTAATTAAACCCATGCAGCGATTTTACTTTTGCTATCCCAAAAATTAA
- a CDS encoding bifunctional response regulator/alkaline phosphatase family protein, with translation MNKIKILWADDEIDLLKPHIIFLEQKGYEIVAVTSGNDAIEEAQTQDFNIIFLDEKMPGISGLEALIAIKKFLPDIPIVMVTKTEDEFVMDDAIGSQISDYLIKPVNPKQLWLTVKKHVDTKRLVSEKITSLYQQDFRELSMMLNDNLGTEAWKELYKEIVRWELELEKSQDSNMKDILVNQKADANNKFFKFVQENYKNWIQDPDSAPLMSNKLMVRKALPLVNKGKPVYFILIDNFRFDQWKMIQPLMTDKFKLIDEDMYYSILPTATNYARNAIFSGFMPSEIDKNYPGKWIYDEEKGSKNQHEEAYIVDYLKRLRKIAKVSYNKITSLEAGKRLPETVRNTNAYLNVIVYNFIDLLSHVRTEMEIIKELAEDETAYRSLTYSWFKHSHLYEALTEIANTDCYVVLTTDHGSIRVKRPSKVVGDRNTTANLRFKQGKNLNFNPKEVLYVKNPIDIKLPQPSLSSSFIFAPEDYYFIYPNNYNQFANFFENTFQHGGVSMEEMLIPIIIFENK, from the coding sequence ATGAACAAAATTAAAATACTTTGGGCGGATGATGAAATTGACTTGCTGAAACCGCATATTATTTTCCTGGAACAAAAAGGCTACGAGATAGTAGCAGTTACCAGTGGAAATGATGCGATCGAAGAAGCTCAAACGCAAGATTTCAACATTATTTTTCTGGATGAAAAAATGCCAGGTATTAGTGGATTAGAGGCATTGATTGCCATTAAAAAATTCTTACCCGATATTCCCATAGTGATGGTAACCAAAACCGAAGATGAATTTGTGATGGATGATGCCATTGGCTCACAAATATCCGATTACTTGATTAAACCGGTAAATCCGAAACAACTTTGGTTAACAGTTAAAAAACATGTTGATACAAAAAGACTGGTTAGCGAAAAGATTACCAGCCTCTACCAGCAGGATTTCAGGGAGTTATCCATGATGCTGAATGATAATTTAGGGACAGAAGCCTGGAAAGAATTGTATAAAGAAATTGTTCGATGGGAACTTGAATTGGAAAAATCTCAGGACAGCAATATGAAAGACATATTAGTCAATCAAAAAGCAGATGCAAATAATAAGTTTTTCAAATTTGTTCAGGAAAATTACAAAAATTGGATACAAGATCCCGATAGTGCACCTTTAATGTCGAATAAATTAATGGTTCGAAAAGCACTTCCATTGGTTAACAAGGGAAAACCTGTGTATTTTATTTTGATTGATAATTTTAGATTCGATCAATGGAAAATGATTCAACCCCTGATGACTGATAAATTCAAGCTCATTGATGAAGATATGTATTACAGCATTTTACCAACAGCAACCAATTATGCTCGAAATGCAATTTTTTCCGGATTTATGCCTTCGGAAATCGACAAAAACTATCCGGGTAAATGGATTTATGATGAAGAAAAAGGATCTAAAAATCAGCATGAAGAAGCCTATATAGTTGATTATTTAAAACGATTACGCAAAATAGCCAAAGTATCCTACAATAAAATCACATCATTGGAGGCTGGTAAAAGACTACCGGAAACCGTTCGAAACACAAATGCATACTTGAATGTAATTGTATATAATTTCATTGATCTGCTTTCACATGTTCGGACTGAAATGGAAATAATTAAAGAACTGGCTGAAGATGAAACAGCTTATCGATCTTTAACCTATTCCTGGTTTAAACATTCACATCTTTATGAAGCATTAACAGAAATTGCCAATACCGATTGCTATGTAGTATTAACAACCGATCATGGCTCAATTCGGGTTAAGCGACCATCTAAAGTAGTGGGCGACAGAAATACAACCGCCAACCTAAGGTTCAAGCAGGGTAAAAATCTGAATTTTAATCCGAAAGAAGTTTTATATGTTAAAAATCCGATTGATATAAAATTGCCTCAACCTTCATTGAGTTCCTCCTTTATTTTTGCTCCTGAAGATTATTATTTTATTTATCCAAACAATTACAACCAATTTGCAAATTTCTTCGAAAATACCTTCCAACATGGAGGTGTATCGATGGAAGAAATGCTTATTCCCATAATTATTTTTGAAAATAAGTAA
- the tsaE gene encoding tRNA (adenosine(37)-N6)-threonylcarbamoyltransferase complex ATPase subunit type 1 TsaE, with translation MNNKWTCNSVDELPALASQIINTCKSSKIALYGEMGAGKTTLIKEICKQLGIHEIVDSPTYTILNEYQGKVKVNHFDFYRLKKVEELYELGYEEYFFSDDYVLIEWPEKIEELLPDHFMKLSITVDENNIRAYCCL, from the coding sequence ATGAATAATAAATGGACTTGTAACTCTGTGGATGAATTGCCTGCTTTAGCCAGTCAGATTATTAATACGTGCAAATCAAGTAAAATTGCATTGTATGGCGAAATGGGTGCAGGAAAAACAACCCTAATCAAAGAAATTTGTAAGCAGTTGGGCATTCATGAGATAGTTGATAGCCCAACCTATACCATATTAAATGAGTATCAGGGAAAAGTAAAAGTAAATCACTTTGACTTTTACAGACTAAAGAAAGTCGAGGAATTATATGAATTGGGCTATGAAGAGTACTTTTTTTCGGATGATTATGTTTTGATTGAATGGCCCGAGAAAATAGAGGAATTATTGCCTGATCATTTTATGAAGTTATCAATCACAGTTGACGAAAACAATATTCGAGCTTACTGCTGTTTATAA
- a CDS encoding T9SS type A sorting domain-containing protein, with protein sequence MKKISFILLLSMAFHFASAQTNVSKYEHFKLHYEINDKVNEIKSPVYRDDEYALIVGFFDSSEVFILDKDTTINGNVLVLNKGQLIVQKDVNCTINGGIILLNQAEFKVNRAVFTLKGNVMALHNSLFEIDSSEFIVPMDYRYQHSVAGIHNAKVKWTNSTISFGKGLLSGIFLNQSSFILQNNEFLQSVTISMHNQSSLDVKNTSNAWEFLVADSCSINIRNSSDFIFWLYFSDQQTSSITFPLGNYIQKLDFNSSVSGLEDITYSMSIDSTSNIKWGVIQQAGSDLTIKNSLMRTFGMFFDHGKSEKITGLINNQFYEDDTFTYSDRSLRLVNTDILTWNFYAVKQTNLQIEGCLFGEALAFDQGIVSTVASICDGSGGYLGAESGQLNLFATEIEAQLLTSGSSLTILAESEIDYKWLPATFAHSSIALFANTKRNGVIEALDTSFVLEVFIDSFKNQHSNSIVPIHGTINHFNGPFNPSFIRYYRVEAINLASPTIRLLVADSLTNLVADDVLCFWNTNNIPVATYDIVVSVYINNDIDPIEVRKEVNLLAASGIDIIEQTVSLFPNPCDDYLTVRIEDGQSAACSYHLFDLMGKKVNCSIVQKGISEITFNTSKLASGSYFLLLEQQGRSFYQKVLVVHE encoded by the coding sequence ATGAAAAAGATTTCTTTTATACTGTTGCTATCAATGGCTTTTCATTTTGCATCTGCTCAAACCAATGTGTCAAAATATGAGCATTTTAAACTACATTATGAAATTAATGATAAGGTCAATGAGATTAAATCACCTGTGTATAGGGATGACGAATATGCTTTAATTGTTGGCTTTTTTGATTCTTCTGAAGTCTTTATCCTTGATAAGGATACAACAATAAATGGGAATGTATTGGTATTAAACAAAGGACAACTTATCGTTCAAAAAGATGTGAATTGTACTATCAATGGAGGAATAATACTTCTAAATCAGGCAGAATTTAAAGTGAACAGGGCCGTATTTACACTGAAAGGAAATGTGATGGCATTGCATAATAGCCTGTTTGAAATTGATTCGTCTGAATTTATTGTTCCTATGGATTACCGCTACCAACATAGTGTTGCAGGCATTCATAATGCAAAAGTAAAATGGACAAATTCAACGATTAGTTTTGGCAAAGGTTTGTTATCCGGTATTTTTCTGAATCAGTCCTCCTTTATTCTACAAAACAATGAATTCTTACAATCGGTAACGATTTCTATGCATAATCAATCGAGCTTGGATGTAAAGAACACCAGCAATGCCTGGGAGTTTTTGGTGGCAGATTCCTGTTCTATCAATATTCGCAATTCAAGTGATTTTATTTTCTGGTTGTATTTTTCCGATCAACAAACTTCAAGCATTACATTTCCTCTGGGGAATTATATACAAAAGCTGGATTTCAACTCTTCAGTTAGTGGTTTAGAGGATATTACATATTCTATGTCCATTGATAGCACCTCAAATATTAAATGGGGAGTTATACAGCAGGCAGGTTCTGATTTAACAATCAAGAACTCACTTATGCGAACATTTGGAATGTTTTTCGACCACGGAAAATCAGAGAAAATCACCGGTTTAATCAACAATCAATTTTATGAAGATGATACGTTTACTTATTCAGATCGAAGCCTTAGGCTTGTAAACACAGATATTCTGACTTGGAATTTTTATGCAGTGAAACAAACTAATTTGCAAATTGAGGGCTGTTTATTTGGTGAAGCTTTGGCATTTGATCAGGGAATTGTTAGCACTGTAGCTTCCATTTGTGATGGGAGTGGAGGTTATTTGGGTGCAGAGAGTGGTCAATTAAATTTGTTTGCTACTGAAATTGAAGCGCAGCTATTAACCAGCGGATCCAGTTTAACGATACTTGCTGAATCAGAAATTGATTATAAGTGGTTGCCGGCCACCTTTGCTCATAGCTCCATTGCCCTTTTTGCAAATACCAAAAGAAATGGTGTCATTGAAGCACTGGATACTTCTTTTGTGTTGGAAGTATTTATCGACTCCTTTAAGAACCAGCATTCGAATTCAATTGTTCCAATTCATGGAACCATTAACCATTTCAATGGGCCATTTAATCCATCGTTTATTCGTTATTATCGAGTGGAAGCTATTAATCTGGCAAGTCCAACAATCAGGCTATTGGTGGCTGACAGTTTAACCAATTTAGTAGCTGATGATGTTTTATGTTTTTGGAACACCAATAATATTCCTGTAGCTACTTATGATATTGTAGTTTCTGTATATATCAATAATGACATTGATCCCATTGAGGTAAGAAAAGAAGTAAATCTTCTTGCAGCTTCGGGTATAGACATCATTGAACAAACTGTTTCACTATTTCCTAATCCGTGTGACGATTATTTAACAGTCAGGATAGAGGATGGACAATCAGCAGCATGTTCATATCACCTATTCGATTTAATGGGAAAGAAAGTGAATTGTTCAATTGTTCAAAAAGGAATATCTGAGATTACTTTCAATACCTCAAAATTAGCATCAGGAAGTTATTTTCTGCTTTTAGAACAACAGGGTAGAAGCTTTTATCAAAAGGTGTTGGTAGTTCATGAGTGA
- a CDS encoding alanine dehydrogenase translates to MSKIKKDDFYGLAKEATTQPKEVLLKKDPDQSSFSLGIPKEDNLNEHRVPITPSAVKMLVYHGFEIMIESGAGIASRYSDNEYSEAGAQITSDKNEVYQADILLKIAFPKVDEIKLMKKGQLLISALNHPHLEAEYLRAFMDKKITALAFENIKDNSGILPIIHSMSEIAGKAAVFIAAEYLAGKQGSGLLFGGITGVPSVKAIILGAGTVGQFAARTSQALGAEVKVFDNSLYKLRRLRTFNSQHVFNSIIEQDILSKELLQADVVIGALRPYNGRTPCVVTEDMVMSMKENSVLIDVSIDQGGCFETSKVTSLNKPTFVRHGVTHYCVPNIPSIVPTTASMALSNILAPILTELSESNTIDNYLWELPFARHGIYMYKGILTNSYLGQVFNLNSKAIDILLTSNL, encoded by the coding sequence ATGAGCAAGATTAAAAAAGATGATTTTTATGGACTGGCTAAGGAGGCAACCACACAGCCCAAAGAAGTGCTCTTAAAAAAAGATCCTGATCAATCATCGTTTTCCCTAGGCATTCCAAAAGAAGATAATTTGAACGAACACCGTGTACCCATCACTCCTTCGGCTGTGAAAATGTTAGTGTATCATGGTTTTGAAATAATGATTGAAAGTGGTGCAGGTATAGCTTCGCGATACAGCGACAACGAATACAGTGAAGCAGGCGCACAAATTACCAGCGATAAAAACGAAGTTTATCAGGCAGATATATTACTAAAAATTGCCTTTCCAAAAGTGGATGAAATAAAGTTAATGAAAAAGGGGCAACTTTTAATATCAGCCCTTAATCATCCACATCTCGAAGCAGAATATCTGCGAGCATTTATGGATAAGAAAATCACTGCTTTAGCCTTTGAAAACATCAAGGATAATTCGGGGATTTTACCCATTATTCATTCCATGAGTGAAATAGCAGGTAAAGCTGCAGTTTTCATTGCTGCCGAATATCTAGCTGGGAAACAAGGAAGCGGTTTACTTTTTGGAGGAATTACTGGAGTTCCCTCTGTCAAAGCTATTATATTAGGAGCAGGAACAGTTGGTCAGTTTGCTGCCAGAACATCACAAGCTTTGGGTGCTGAGGTCAAAGTATTTGATAATTCCCTTTACAAATTACGCAGACTGCGCACATTCAACTCCCAACATGTATTTAATTCCATTATCGAACAGGACATACTTTCAAAAGAGTTATTACAAGCCGATGTGGTTATAGGCGCATTACGCCCCTATAATGGGCGAACACCTTGTGTTGTTACAGAAGATATGGTGATGAGTATGAAAGAAAATTCTGTTTTAATTGATGTGAGCATTGATCAAGGTGGTTGTTTCGAAACGTCCAAAGTCACTAGCCTGAATAAACCAACTTTTGTTCGACATGGAGTTACACACTATTGTGTTCCAAACATACCCTCCATTGTGCCCACAACAGCTAGCATGGCACTAAGTAATATTTTAGCCCCTATTTTAACAGAATTAAGCGAAAGCAATACAATAGATAATTATTTATGGGAATTACCTTTCGCCCGTCACGGGATTTATATGTACAAAGGCATACTCACAAATTCGTATTTAGGACAGGTATTTAATTTAAACAGTAAGGCCATCGACATATTGCTTACGTCTAATTTATAG